The sequence below is a genomic window from Lolium perenne isolate Kyuss_39 chromosome 4, Kyuss_2.0, whole genome shotgun sequence.
CCTAGAAGTGAAACATCAGATCTCCGTCTTGAATTCTTTTTAGCTGTTCCCCTGaccaatttttgtgtgttttaatTAGTGTTTCACGATGAAAGCAACTCTAGTTTCAAAAGGAGAGAAAAATAAAAGGAGGAAATTAATTTTGTATGATAAGTCGTATACCGCCACATATTTGCGTACAGCCTTTTACTAGATGTAAATAAAAAGGCTATGTACAAGTCTGTCAGAGGACCAACACTGATGGTTAAATTGAACTTTAAAATATGAAAGCAACCTTCACTTGAACTTTTGCTTGTGCCAAATACTATCAAGCCTATATTCATGCTAGGACCAGTATTTATGAGCGATCAAGCTGGTGAGCTTCATCTTCCACACATTTTGATCACAACAAATTAGAAATATCTAATGGTATATTGAGTGTCTTCACCGTTGAAACAAATGATAATGTGTCACCACTTCCCATTTAATAAAAAAAATTATGTTTCTAAGAAATGTTTTGTCAGTTTGCAGTTACCTATCCTTGTGAATAGAGGGTGGGTTCCTCGTGGCTGGCGCGAAAAAATCATACGGGATCACCAGGATTTTGGTGAAACTTTAGATGTGAAAGAAGCCGATGAAAAGACAGATGAAAAGGGTACTTGGTGGAAATTCTGGTCTAAGAAGCCTGAAGTTTCCCCAGAGGTGAGTTATTCCAACCTTTTTTCGTAGTCTGCAAACTATTACATGTATAAGCCAATGTTTGCTCATATGTCTGAGTGACATCTTTTCTGAACTCTGTAAAAGATAACCCTGTTTTGGGACATTTTAAAATAACTTCTATGCATAATTTTTAACCTGGCCTGCTTTTCATCATCTTAAATGCAGATATTGATGGTTGCTAGAATATTGAGTATGAAAGTGCGCTGGTTGTtttgctcttataccaatttagAATCATTGCATGCTGACACAATCATATACATATAAAAACCACCATGGTCGTCATCACCTTATTTTATGCATTTAGGAATCCCACGTACTCCCTCTGTATAATCAAAACTCATCATTTTGGACATACCTTGACTAAAAATATCATTTTAATTACTTAGATTTTTTTTAAATGCATGTATAGATTTGCCCCGTAAAGTACCACTAGAATCATGTAAGTTTCCTTGTTTTTACATATTACAATACGAATTAGTGGCCAGGGTTACATCTTGAAGACTGTGCCAGTGTTCGAAATGTCAAGTTTTAGTGTTATGGAGGGAGTATATTATCATTATCTTTTGATCTATTTATTCCCATTTAATCATTTAGACAGGCACAAAACTGATCCATCTTAATCTTTACAGATTGAAAAACCTGTAAAGCCTCCTGTAAGAGTTATTGGAGTAATCCGAGGAAGTGAGAACCCCAGCATATTTGTTCCACCTAATGAACCGATGAATGGCCAGTGGTTTTACGTGGATATTCCGATGATCGCACGAGCCTGTGGACTCCCTGAGAACACTGTTTACATAGAAGATGTGAATGAAGATATCTCTGCAACTAATCCTTATCCTCTTCCAAAAGATGTCAATGGTTTGATTCATCACTCAGTGATGCCAGATGACCATCTGAAATACACCTTTACATGGTAAGTGCCCCCAATTCATCAACCTTATCTCCACTCGGGTATACTGAGTATATAACAATGTTTCCAAGTGTCACCTTATCAAGGATAATGTGCATACCATTTTGTGTTAGTTATATATTAGGACTGCTGTTCCTAGAAGCATTATGCTTTCTGACTTCTATCAAGAAAGTACGTTGGCAATTTCTGGTTGTATCGGACATATACAATTGCTTCAAGGTTTACTGAAGCTACAATTCCTATTGATGGTATTATATGAGTTTGAGTCTGACAGTCCACTACCGTTAGATGATAGTTGGCATTCACTGTCCAAGCACATTTGGGGTGTAACTCACTTATCCTTTTCTTCTCTGATTTGAATTGCTTATCCATTGTTGAGGGATTCGAGCAAAAACCTTGGTTGGATTAACATATCCTGTGTCAGCCATCTGGCAGTCATCTTTCTACTTACAACATTGCATGTGGTACTTGCAGTAATAGCAGTCTAGAACCGCAACATGTCATCAGAGAATATATATGGGAACACATAAATGGGTGTTATAATCTTGAACTCTTCTAAGTCGCCCAGTCTAGAACCGCAACATGTCATCAGCTGAGAAGCACATGGTATTGTTTCAAGTTTTGTAGTTCCTGTTTGATGTTTCGTAACCAGTTTTATCTCTTGCTATTACTAGGTACACTCTTTCTGCTGCTGTGACTTACATGGCTTCAAAGCGGATAAAGCCAAAGAAGATGAGGCTATAGCAGGACTGGAGTCTGATAACGATCTTGCCTGCATTGTGTGTTTTTTTATGAAGCTCAACATCCTGCTGATGAACAAACGTGTGCAAGTATTACGTATGTAGTCTCTGGCAGCAATTAGACAATTATTTCCGCATTTGATATCCGCAGAAGTCAGCTGGCTCGGACAATACAGAGCTACAGAAGTTTGGGTAGCCTACCATCCTCGGAAAGGAAGACATTGCTGAAGTTCTTTGTAGGCGTGTTTATTTTTTTGGGTTTTTCTTTTTGGGGATTGCCCACAGGCCACAGATAGCCGATGTGTAGGGTTGGCCCATTATTAACTTTAAAACGACAAGTCATTTTCGATCACCAGAAGGCTGCTTCGaaaccctcaaaaaaaaaaaaagctgctTCGAGGTCAGCTGAGCAGGAAAGCCAACAGCGTTTGCCCCCTTGGGAATCTCATCCTGCTGGTTCTTGCTTTAGAATTTCTGCAGTATTTCGCCGAATCTATGTCCAAACAATAAACACAGCACAGTTGTCCCTCTGGCCAATGTATGTATTCTTCGCCTCCATTTTTTTGGGGAATGCATGTAGTTGACTGCGATGCACAATTCTTGGCTGCTGGTGCCCGTTTTCCATCTGCTCTCTGGTCTGGTGGCCGTTGTTCTAGCAGGCTGGTGTGGATGGAGCCAAAGGGTTTGTGCCTTTGTGGTACCCTACAGTAGTACTATGCGTTGTCTGGCGAAAGCAGGTCAGCAATGCATGTGATGTGATGCCAGAGTGTACTGGGTACCTTTTGTTATTAATATTTAGAGTGCACCTTGATGGTTGTAGACTGGCAGCTAGGCTTGCACGGTAGCACGCCGTGCTGCTTAAATGGCCGTCTTTTCTGCCTA
It includes:
- the LOC127296644 gene encoding surfeit locus protein 1, translating into MAAAALSKTLGRRLRGSGHRLLPSRPCTSHAVQPPPPPAAAPPSPGAGTEASAWSKLFLFAPGAITFGLGTWQLFRRQEKKEMLDYRTRRLEMEPVPWSETVSTAALRDPAELEFRKVVCEGDFDEEKSVFIGPRSRSISGVTENGYYVITPLKPRPTEPGSLQLPILVNRGWVPRGWREKIIRDHQDFGETLDVKEADEKTDEKGTWWKFWSKKPEVSPEIEKPVKPPVRVIGVIRGSENPSIFVPPNEPMNGQWFYVDIPMIARACGLPENTVYIEDVNEDISATNPYPLPKDVNGLIHHSVMPDDHLKYTFTWYTLSAAVTYMASKRIKPKKMRL